One window of Saprospiraceae bacterium genomic DNA carries:
- a CDS encoding tetratricopeptide repeat protein, which yields MSNANPSILDRILYEGKWHLIALFILTFVLYANTLGHEFALDDGIVIKENKHVKQGISGIPDLFSKHSFHGFFKKSGKEKVVAGGRYRPMTLVFFACIYEIFGEDPAIFHFFSILVYALLGIVIYQVLKKLFQKILPDVSTPFAFFSAALFIAHPVHTECIANIKGMDESASLLFSLLGLWAALEFIDRKKYIFLGLSGLAFFTALLSKENAIAYLAIIPIACYLLYSKTWKSLFAVFLCLFSVTLVFLFIRGSILGFNPFGSVSKELMNNPYLSYKNGENVPMLLADKIGLISYSLFEYIRLLIFPHPLTHDYYPKQIPVLGPYSIQSILAYLIYGGLIILALLKFRKSPITSFTIVSYIIPLILVSNIFFPIGTNLGERFIFMSSLGFCMYVSYLMIYFFKKKLSNAFFILAPLLILYSIKTIIRNPVWHDNATLFKSDIKISTQSAKLHNGLAGVYLERVRDSKDSLEVKTALIEAKKEAERAIEINPLYMEAHLQLGNSYYYSKNFEKAIEEYNFILQHTPEDEDAFKNLQYSLRERGRQIGMQTGDVKKAKDLIKKSLGMNPDDLEALMLMGIAEGSEGNTENALYYFNQVLKKDPKNAQAYFNLGIAYRNVDQLIKSDSMFNKAIQLDSSIYIKNGQFKK from the coding sequence ATGTCTAATGCAAATCCATCAATTCTAGATCGTATTTTATATGAGGGAAAATGGCATTTGATCGCATTATTTATTTTAACTTTCGTATTGTATGCCAATACACTCGGCCATGAATTTGCTTTGGATGATGGCATTGTAATCAAAGAAAACAAACATGTAAAACAGGGAATTTCAGGAATCCCTGATTTGTTTTCAAAACATTCGTTTCATGGTTTTTTTAAAAAAAGTGGCAAAGAAAAAGTGGTTGCAGGCGGCCGGTACAGGCCTATGACGCTTGTTTTTTTTGCATGCATTTATGAAATCTTTGGTGAAGATCCTGCAATTTTTCATTTTTTTTCTATTCTTGTTTATGCCTTATTGGGTATCGTAATTTATCAGGTTTTAAAAAAACTATTTCAAAAAATACTTCCTGACGTATCAACACCATTTGCATTCTTTTCAGCAGCCCTTTTTATTGCACATCCGGTACACACTGAATGCATTGCAAATATTAAAGGCATGGATGAATCAGCCAGTTTATTGTTTTCATTGCTTGGATTATGGGCTGCGCTCGAATTTATTGATCGAAAAAAATATATATTTTTAGGACTGTCTGGTCTCGCTTTTTTTACTGCATTGCTTTCAAAAGAAAATGCCATTGCTTATTTGGCAATAATTCCGATTGCATGTTATCTACTGTATTCGAAAACCTGGAAAAGTTTGTTTGCGGTTTTCCTATGTCTATTCAGTGTGACTTTAGTTTTTTTATTTATTAGGGGCAGCATCCTGGGATTCAATCCATTTGGAAGTGTCTCGAAAGAGTTAATGAACAATCCATATCTAAGCTATAAAAATGGCGAAAACGTGCCTATGCTCTTAGCAGATAAAATTGGATTGATAAGTTACAGTTTATTTGAATATATCAGATTATTGATATTCCCGCATCCTTTGACCCACGACTATTATCCAAAACAAATTCCGGTGCTTGGACCTTATTCAATTCAATCTATTTTAGCATATCTAATATACGGTGGTTTAATAATTTTAGCTTTATTAAAATTTCGCAAGTCGCCGATTACAAGTTTTACGATTGTCAGTTACATAATCCCACTCATTTTAGTCAGCAATATCTTTTTTCCTATAGGAACCAATTTAGGAGAGCGTTTTATTTTTATGTCCTCTTTGGGATTTTGCATGTATGTTTCATATCTAATGATTTATTTTTTTAAGAAAAAACTGTCTAATGCATTCTTCATTTTAGCGCCCTTACTCATATTATATTCCATTAAAACCATCATACGCAATCCGGTTTGGCACGACAATGCCACTTTATTTAAAAGTGACATCAAAATTTCAACCCAAAGTGCCAAACTTCACAATGGGCTCGCAGGAGTTTATCTGGAGCGGGTGCGTGATTCTAAAGATTCACTAGAAGTAAAAACCGCCTTAATTGAAGCTAAAAAAGAAGCTGAACGAGCAATCGAAATTAATCCACTCTATATGGAGGCCCATCTTCAATTGGGCAATAGTTATTACTACAGTAAAAATTTTGAAAAGGCCATAGAGGAATATAATTTCATCTTACAACATACACCAGAAGATGAAGATGCATTTAAAAATCTACAATATTCCCTTCGCGAACGGGGACGTCAGATTGGAATGCAAACGGGTGATGTAAAGAAAGCAAAAGATCTAATAAAAAAATCACTGGGAATGAATCCGGATGATTTAGAAGCATTGATGTTAATGGGCATTGCTGAAGGCTCAGAAGGCAATACAGAAAATGCTTTGTATTACTTTAACCAGGTACTAAAGAAAGACCCAAAAAATGCACAGGCTTATTTTAACTTAGGTATAGCTTATCGGAATGTGGATCAACTAATAAAATCTGATTCCATGTTTAATAAAGCGATACAATTGGATTCCAGCATTTACATTAAAAATGGCCAATTCAAAAAATGA
- a CDS encoding 3-hydroxyanthranilate 3,4-dioxygenase, whose protein sequence is MAVRKPFNIQKWVEEHRSELKPPVGNRNLYQDAEDFIVMVVAGPNARKDYHFNETEEWYFQLEGDINVRIQEDGKAVDIPIKEGEIFLLPAKTPHSPMRPAGTIGLVIEAKRKQGEQDGLMWFCENCNTKLHDTYFPLTNIEKDFIPRFKDYYNSEKMRTCPNCGQIMEADPRFVDPS, encoded by the coding sequence ATGGCGGTACGCAAGCCTTTTAATATACAAAAATGGGTTGAAGAACATCGGTCGGAGTTGAAACCGCCTGTAGGAAACCGAAATTTATATCAGGATGCTGAGGATTTTATTGTAATGGTCGTCGCAGGTCCTAACGCACGTAAAGATTATCATTTCAATGAAACTGAAGAATGGTATTTTCAGCTGGAAGGGGATATCAATGTCAGGATCCAAGAAGACGGGAAAGCGGTTGACATACCCATTAAGGAAGGAGAAATCTTTTTGTTACCAGCTAAAACACCGCATTCGCCGATGCGACCTGCAGGCACGATCGGATTGGTGATTGAGGCCAAACGCAAACAAGGAGAGCAAGACGGGCTCATGTGGTTTTGTGAAAATTGCAATACAAAATTACACGATACCTATTTCCCTTTAACCAATATTGAAAAAGACTTTATACCAAGGTTTAAAGACTATTATAATTCTGAAAAAATGAGAACATGTCCTAATTGTGGGCAAATCATGGAAGCAGATCCACGTTTTGTTGATCCATCATAA
- a CDS encoding Omp28-related outer membrane protein produces the protein MQRILLILFTFMLFFGGAQAQAKRYIFLEHFTNSRCGVCASQNPGFFSRLQAYKNEYHHMTVHPPIPYSQCLLYQANTADNSARSNFYGIQGTPTVVIHGLSSKSANGVTNSVLDAELNKTSPLEIKVVETGTQNRSVSVEVKTIGTRPAGTYKLVVVALEKELNYASPNGEKIHYNVFRDFVSSVNGDDINLAATGSSVTKNFTISIQPSWVENQIYMLAWIQDVSSKEVLNSGTKFDGLTATHEITVDQFSIYPNPVKEQLNIQFKQSLSTDSKLIISNLFGKEIYASQLKNGQNQVHLSVSDWNRGIYFVKIQTGKKLVTKKWLKD, from the coding sequence ATGCAGCGTATTTTACTCATTTTATTCACATTCATGTTGTTTTTTGGAGGCGCTCAGGCACAGGCCAAACGCTATATTTTTCTTGAGCATTTTACCAATTCACGCTGTGGGGTATGTGCCAGTCAGAATCCTGGTTTTTTCAGTCGCTTACAGGCCTATAAGAATGAATACCATCATATGACCGTGCATCCTCCAATACCGTATTCTCAATGTTTACTTTACCAGGCGAATACAGCAGATAATTCAGCCAGAAGTAATTTTTATGGAATTCAAGGGACCCCTACAGTCGTTATTCATGGACTAAGTTCAAAGTCTGCCAACGGCGTTACGAATTCTGTATTAGATGCAGAACTCAACAAGACCTCCCCATTGGAAATAAAGGTTGTAGAAACCGGGACTCAAAATAGATCTGTTAGTGTCGAAGTTAAAACCATTGGAACTCGTCCTGCCGGAACCTATAAGTTGGTTGTCGTAGCACTTGAAAAAGAATTGAATTATGCTTCACCAAATGGAGAAAAAATTCATTACAATGTATTTCGGGATTTTGTAAGTTCTGTAAATGGTGACGATATTAATCTGGCAGCAACGGGCTCTTCGGTGACTAAAAATTTCACAATTTCAATTCAACCATCCTGGGTTGAAAATCAGATCTATATGTTGGCCTGGATACAGGATGTCAGCAGTAAAGAGGTTTTAAATAGCGGGACTAAATTTGATGGCCTCACAGCAACCCATGAAATTACAGTAGATCAATTCAGTATTTATCCCAATCCGGTTAAAGAACAACTGAATATTCAATTTAAGCAATCTTTAAGTACAGATAGCAAACTGATTATCAGCAATCTTTTTGGGAAAGAAATATATGCTTCTCAATTAAAGAATGGACAAAATCAAGTGCATCTTTCTGTAAGTGACTGGAATCGTGGAATTTACTTTGTTAAAATCCAAACCGGAAAAAAACTGGTTACTAAAAAATGGCTTAAGGATTAA
- a CDS encoding DMT family transporter — protein MDPGLVGPNAFILFRVISAFVLFWIFTPPSKKIEKSDLKLLIICSICGVAGNQLLFFNGLHLSSPLNAALIMVCTPILVLLIKMLSGSVLTTLQWIGCLLGFTGASYLILHQLGSSKNISSGLGDIMVLLNASLYAYYLIRVPELISKYGAFQTMRWTFGLAFIPVFIFGIGESMEVSFYSFSVYHWLAFAFVLIATSFIAYALNSYALQHSEAELVSNYIYLQPLLASIIAILLKKDVLEWQHFLSGSLIFTGLYLSSRKKIS, from the coding sequence ATGGATCCGGGCCTTGTTGGTCCAAATGCTTTTATTTTATTTAGGGTGATCAGTGCTTTTGTTTTATTTTGGATTTTCACCCCTCCATCTAAGAAAATTGAGAAAAGCGATTTAAAACTTTTGATCATTTGCTCCATTTGTGGAGTTGCAGGAAATCAGCTCTTATTCTTTAATGGCTTGCACTTAAGTTCACCACTTAATGCAGCATTGATTATGGTCTGCACACCTATTTTAGTTTTGTTGATTAAAATGCTTAGTGGTTCTGTTTTGACTACATTGCAATGGATTGGTTGCTTGCTTGGATTTACGGGTGCTAGTTATCTGATTCTGCATCAATTGGGTTCGTCTAAAAATATTTCAAGTGGATTGGGCGATATTATGGTCTTATTAAATGCCAGTTTATATGCATATTATTTAATCAGAGTGCCGGAACTGATTTCAAAATACGGTGCATTTCAAACCATGCGATGGACCTTTGGTTTGGCATTTATACCGGTATTTATTTTTGGAATTGGTGAATCAATGGAAGTATCCTTTTATAGTTTTAGCGTATATCATTGGCTGGCATTTGCTTTTGTATTAATTGCCACCAGCTTTATTGCATATGCATTAAATTCATATGCACTGCAACACAGCGAAGCGGAGTTGGTAAGCAATTATATTTATTTACAACCTCTTTTAGCAAGTATCATTGCGATTTTATTAAAAAAGGATGTACTCGAGTGGCAGCATTTTCTATCCGGATCCCTCATTTTTACGGGCTTGTACCTCAGTTCCAGAAAAAAAATTAGCTAA
- a CDS encoding UvrD-helicase domain-containing protein: MASTFLTDLNDVQRDAVTITDGPVMVIAGPGSGKTRVLTFRLAYLIESGIKPYQILSLTFTNKAAREMTERISQLVGPEVRKVWSGTFHSIFARILRVEATKIGYPPSFSIYDTEDSKSLLNEIIKELNLNTKSYNVNSVRSRISSAKSNLITPIMYEKDSILLEQDSENGMPETYKIYRKYTQNCIKAGAMDFDDLLLQLFRLFQENPDQVLEKYRKQFRYVLVDEFQDTNYLQYAIIKKLVLYPGSPRNICIVGDDAQSIYAFRGATIKNILDFEQDFPDAKMFKLEQNYRSTPHIVKAANDVINYNVRQIKKEIWTEKDTGHKIKLLKCATDVEEGRKVADYIVELKNRYHLKNREIAILYRTNAQSRIFEEQLRRLNIPYKVFGGMSFYQRKEIKDFLAYLRLIINLKDNEAFKRIINYPKRGIGDSTVDKFIAFAAANDCSLWEATNHFDLSPRTSQSIKQFKLQIEEVRQFAAKSDAYNTANYAFKLSGLSTELKQDMTNEGIQRLENVMSLLDGIKSFTEQDEFDENESSDRSLAAYLHSISLITELDEADPESDYVHLMSVHSAKGLEFNAVIVAGLEENLFPSYMVQKDPDQLDEERRLFYVAITRAKQHLALSYANTRYVFGNLRMCEASRFVEEIDPERMEMDKSIRNAVFDLTDDAKATKQKWSLSKPKFTQEQIQNFSPSASDLIQTGMMVIHQKFGRGKVIAIEGNKDNKVATILFSEIDNPQRKIILKFAKLQIIK; the protein is encoded by the coding sequence ATGGCAAGTACATTTTTAACAGATCTCAATGATGTCCAGCGGGATGCGGTGACCATTACCGATGGTCCTGTGATGGTTATAGCTGGACCAGGATCCGGCAAAACAAGGGTGCTGACTTTTCGTCTCGCCTATTTAATAGAAAGTGGGATCAAGCCTTACCAAATATTATCCTTGACGTTTACCAATAAAGCCGCCCGTGAAATGACAGAGCGAATCAGTCAATTGGTAGGCCCTGAAGTCCGTAAAGTTTGGAGTGGAACGTTTCACAGTATTTTCGCCAGAATCCTTCGGGTAGAAGCAACTAAAATCGGATATCCACCTTCTTTCTCTATTTATGATACCGAAGACAGCAAAAGTCTTTTAAATGAAATCATTAAAGAATTAAATCTTAATACAAAATCTTATAATGTAAATTCTGTTCGATCCAGAATATCTTCAGCAAAATCAAATCTCATTACTCCGATAATGTATGAGAAGGATTCTATCTTACTTGAGCAAGATTCGGAAAATGGAATGCCTGAAACATACAAGATCTATAGAAAATATACCCAAAATTGTATCAAAGCAGGTGCAATGGATTTTGATGATTTACTCTTGCAATTGTTTCGATTGTTTCAAGAAAATCCAGATCAGGTCCTTGAAAAATACAGGAAACAATTTCGGTATGTTTTAGTCGATGAGTTTCAGGATACAAATTACCTGCAATATGCTATTATAAAGAAATTGGTCTTGTATCCTGGGAGCCCTCGAAATATTTGTATTGTCGGAGATGATGCACAAAGTATTTATGCATTTCGAGGGGCAACCATTAAAAATATTCTGGATTTTGAACAAGATTTTCCGGATGCCAAAATGTTTAAACTCGAACAAAATTACAGAAGTACACCCCATATTGTAAAAGCAGCAAATGATGTAATTAATTATAACGTCCGTCAAATAAAGAAGGAAATCTGGACCGAAAAAGATACAGGTCACAAGATAAAATTATTGAAATGTGCTACAGATGTAGAAGAAGGACGAAAAGTAGCAGATTATATCGTTGAATTAAAAAATCGATACCATTTAAAGAATCGGGAGATAGCCATATTGTATAGAACCAATGCACAATCCAGAATATTTGAAGAGCAATTGCGTAGACTTAACATTCCCTATAAAGTTTTTGGAGGGATGTCCTTTTATCAGCGAAAAGAAATTAAAGATTTTCTGGCCTACCTTCGATTGATTATTAATTTAAAAGACAATGAAGCATTTAAACGTATAATAAATTATCCCAAGCGGGGAATTGGAGATTCTACAGTTGATAAATTTATTGCCTTCGCTGCAGCCAATGACTGCTCATTATGGGAGGCAACCAATCATTTTGATTTAAGTCCACGAACATCTCAGAGCATCAAGCAGTTTAAATTGCAGATAGAAGAAGTGAGACAATTTGCTGCAAAATCAGATGCATACAATACAGCAAATTATGCTTTTAAGCTTTCGGGATTATCTACAGAATTAAAACAAGATATGACCAATGAAGGCATTCAGCGTTTGGAAAACGTCATGTCATTATTAGATGGTATTAAATCATTTACCGAACAAGATGAGTTTGATGAAAATGAATCATCAGACCGCTCATTAGCTGCTTATTTACATTCTATATCTTTAATTACCGAATTGGATGAAGCGGATCCCGAGTCCGATTATGTGCATTTAATGTCGGTGCATTCTGCGAAAGGCCTTGAATTTAATGCAGTAATCGTAGCGGGTCTGGAGGAAAATTTATTTCCAAGTTACATGGTTCAAAAAGACCCCGATCAGTTGGATGAAGAACGTAGATTGTTTTATGTAGCAATTACTCGGGCTAAACAACATCTTGCATTGTCCTATGCAAATACGCGTTATGTTTTTGGAAATCTAAGAATGTGTGAAGCCAGTCGGTTTGTTGAAGAAATTGATCCAGAACGAATGGAAATGGATAAATCCATACGCAATGCTGTTTTTGATTTGACAGATGATGCAAAAGCAACAAAACAAAAGTGGTCTTTGTCCAAACCAAAATTTACACAAGAACAGATTCAAAATTTTAGTCCAAGTGCATCCGACTTAATTCAAACTGGGATGATGGTAATTCATCAAAAATTTGGAAGAGGTAAAGTAATTGCCATTGAAGGGAATAAAGATAATAAAGTTGCAACCATTCTGTTTTCAGAAATTGACAATCCGCAACGAAAAATCATACTGAAATTTGCCAAATTGCAAATTATAAAATAA
- a CDS encoding UDP-2,3-diacylglucosamine diphosphatase — MSAVYFASDFHLGTPAKLDSVSREKLLVNWLDSCKSDMTALYLVGDVFDFWFDYKKVIPRGFIRILGKLAALRDSGIPIFYFTGNHDLWMFDYLQKELDIPIYHEPIETVIQGKKLLIGHGDGLGPGDHGYKMIKKVFSNKAAQYLFRWIHPDVGIAMANFFSSKSRESQDAIQEFLGPDKEWLIQYAETQLLTKDYDYLIFGHRHLPIDYKLKNGKSHYINLGDWLTFQSFAVMKEGELTLQFYKNPNASISTY, encoded by the coding sequence TTGAGCGCTGTTTATTTTGCTTCTGATTTTCATTTGGGAACTCCGGCCAAACTGGATTCTGTAAGTCGTGAAAAACTTTTAGTGAACTGGTTGGATTCCTGTAAATCAGATATGACGGCTTTGTATCTGGTTGGGGATGTATTTGATTTTTGGTTTGATTATAAAAAAGTGATTCCCCGTGGGTTTATTAGAATTTTAGGTAAGTTGGCAGCGTTGAGAGATAGCGGAATTCCAATTTTTTATTTTACTGGAAATCATGATTTGTGGATGTTTGATTATTTACAGAAGGAATTAGATATTCCAATCTATCATGAACCCATTGAAACTGTGATTCAAGGTAAAAAATTGTTGATTGGTCATGGAGATGGATTGGGACCAGGGGATCATGGTTACAAAATGATAAAAAAAGTCTTTTCTAACAAAGCAGCCCAATATTTATTCCGATGGATTCATCCAGATGTTGGAATTGCAATGGCCAATTTTTTTAGTTCGAAAAGTCGCGAGTCTCAAGATGCCATTCAGGAATTTTTAGGTCCCGATAAGGAGTGGTTGATTCAGTATGCTGAAACCCAATTGCTTACCAAGGATTATGATTATTTAATATTTGGTCATCGGCATTTACCGATTGATTATAAATTAAAAAATGGTAAAAGCCATTATATAAATTTGGGTGACTGGCTCACTTTTCAATCCTTTGCAGTTATGAAGGAGGGTGAATTAACATTACAATTTTATAAGAATCCGAATGCTTCGATTTCAACTTATTAA
- a CDS encoding tetratricopeptide repeat protein, producing the protein MPKRTKPDHILSKLITEFEEQGQILHKDHWEEKSYIRLIQHYEKQCQLDKALEVTGLALRLYQYKPDFFLIKAKLLLSLQKPQAAISVLDQAYAFSPFDHEISLLKAKAFALSQQFDESIKIIYDLKCTFSKSDLTELLLVEAFIYETMKDFNKMFDTLKEALTLNPNNHEALEQIWVSVEFSKKYDESVKLHQEIIDKNPYSYLAWYNLGHAYSCLGEYEKAVEALEYSFLINSHFEQGYLDCAELCLQVNMYEKALRCYQEANEMFGPDAELIVYIAECLIKLNRHKEAKLKLQKAIYHDPYNEEIFYYLGECYMAEESWKKAIKTYLEAIDLDDQREEFHAGIALAYEKIGNLRKSETHYRKSANCGLEQSRYWCLFISFLLKNKLFEKAEKTLLRADKYSFGADLLYCRTAFYLLTDSRENGLATLEEALLENSSEHTLLFNLIPELKEDREVISMIRYFSLEENKN; encoded by the coding sequence ATGCCGAAAAGAACGAAGCCGGATCATATTCTCTCAAAACTTATCACAGAATTTGAAGAACAAGGCCAAATCCTGCACAAGGATCACTGGGAGGAAAAATCGTATATTAGATTGATCCAACATTATGAAAAACAATGCCAGCTCGATAAAGCGCTGGAAGTCACTGGTCTCGCCCTGAGACTCTATCAATACAAGCCAGATTTCTTCTTGATAAAAGCTAAATTATTGCTTTCGTTGCAAAAACCACAAGCAGCAATTTCGGTATTAGATCAGGCCTATGCATTCTCTCCTTTTGACCATGAAATTTCATTGTTGAAAGCAAAAGCATTTGCACTATCCCAACAGTTTGATGAAAGCATCAAAATTATTTACGATTTGAAATGCACATTCTCAAAATCCGATTTGACTGAATTATTATTAGTGGAAGCCTTTATCTACGAAACAATGAAAGACTTTAATAAAATGTTCGACACGCTCAAGGAAGCATTAACCTTGAATCCTAACAATCACGAAGCCCTTGAACAAATATGGGTCAGTGTTGAGTTTTCTAAAAAATATGATGAAAGTGTAAAACTGCATCAGGAGATCATTGATAAAAATCCATATTCTTATTTGGCCTGGTATAATTTAGGTCATGCCTATTCTTGTTTGGGCGAATACGAAAAAGCAGTTGAAGCACTGGAATATTCATTTCTGATCAACAGCCATTTCGAACAGGGCTACCTGGATTGTGCAGAATTGTGTCTGCAAGTCAATATGTACGAAAAAGCGTTGCGATGCTATCAGGAAGCCAATGAAATGTTTGGACCTGATGCCGAGCTCATCGTTTATATCGCTGAATGCCTGATTAAATTGAATCGCCACAAGGAAGCAAAATTAAAATTACAAAAAGCGATCTATCACGATCCATATAATGAAGAAATTTTCTACTATTTGGGAGAATGCTATATGGCTGAGGAAAGCTGGAAAAAGGCAATAAAAACTTATTTGGAAGCTATAGACCTGGATGATCAACGGGAAGAATTCCATGCCGGGATCGCTTTGGCTTACGAGAAAATCGGCAATCTCCGCAAATCAGAAACCCATTATAGAAAATCAGCTAATTGTGGCCTCGAACAAAGTCGTTATTGGTGTTTGTTTATTAGCTTTTTATTGAAAAATAAATTATTTGAAAAGGCTGAAAAAACATTATTGCGGGCTGATAAATATAGTTTTGGTGCTGATTTATTGTATTGCCGGACTGCCTTCTATTTATTGACCGATTCCAGAGAAAATGGTTTAGCAACTCTTGAAGAAGCATTGTTGGAAAACTCCAGCGAACATACCTTGTTGTTTAATCTGATTCCTGAATTAAAAGAGGATCGTGAGGTCATCAGCATGATTCGATATTTTTCATTGGAGGAAAACAAGAACTAA
- a CDS encoding YebC/PmpR family DNA-binding transcriptional regulator yields MGRIFEVRKHKMFARYAKMSKQFARVSKEVFMAVKANGPNPDNNSRLRAALQNARSFNMPKDRVEAAIKKATSKDEKDLELLTYEGYGPYGIAVLVETATDNPTRTVANIRSYFNKYGGSLGTMGSVDYLFEHKCNFRIKKAEGIEPEELELELIDAGCEELSVDGDEIIIYGPFDSFGSLQNYFETHNIEIIASGFDRIPTATKKLSPEQEEDLNKLLDKIEEDEDVQNVYSTVE; encoded by the coding sequence ATGGGTCGTATTTTTGAAGTTCGAAAACATAAGATGTTTGCTCGCTATGCTAAAATGAGTAAACAATTTGCCAGAGTCAGCAAAGAAGTATTTATGGCGGTAAAAGCAAATGGGCCTAATCCAGATAATAACTCCAGATTACGGGCTGCTTTGCAAAATGCCCGTTCCTTTAATATGCCTAAAGATCGGGTTGAGGCTGCAATTAAAAAAGCCACTTCAAAAGATGAAAAGGACCTGGAACTGTTGACATATGAAGGATATGGTCCTTATGGCATTGCGGTCTTGGTTGAAACCGCTACAGACAATCCAACCCGTACCGTTGCAAATATCCGCTCCTATTTCAATAAATACGGTGGAAGCCTAGGAACTATGGGCTCGGTTGATTATTTATTTGAGCACAAGTGTAATTTTAGAATAAAAAAAGCCGAAGGCATCGAACCTGAAGAATTGGAACTCGAATTAATTGATGCGGGATGTGAAGAATTGTCTGTTGATGGAGATGAAATTATAATTTATGGACCATTCGACAGTTTTGGCAGCCTTCAAAATTATTTTGAAACTCATAATATTGAAATAATTGCTTCTGGTTTTGACCGAATTCCAACAGCTACAAAAAAACTTTCTCCTGAACAGGAAGAGGATTTAAATAAGTTGTTGGATAAAATAGAAGAAGATGAAGATGTTCAGAATGTTTACAGTACAGTAGAATAA